From the genome of Impatiens glandulifera chromosome 9, dImpGla2.1, whole genome shotgun sequence, one region includes:
- the LOC124915587 gene encoding protein EXPRESSION OF TERPENOIDS 1-like, whose translation MAGFFSLGTTTTTTTGLSRINNNQESQQNSDINPESWFLYRNHEDISFRGLDLWHHHHEQQNQQHRQDLFSSSGPGLAVGPSRLDSIDDESTRSGFMMVRENGGVSAGLSCQDCGNQAKKDCTHIRCRTCCKNRGFPCQTHVRSTWVPAAKRRERQQQRQPPPPSSTSRDSSKRQRENIPTAQDDTTSSHHHQLAIASGLEMGHFPPRVNSQAVFHMVRLSSVDESDDQLAYQTAVNIGGHIFKGILYDQGPESQYMSCDSSSGTTTGNLNLISPNNTAPPLPAATSVTVASPSTMFFDPSIYQAAQFNTTFMSGTQFFPHTRH comes from the exons ATGGCGGGTTTCTTCTCTCTAGGCACCACTACCACAACCACCACCGGATTATCTCGAATCAACAACAACCAAGAATCTCAACAAAACAGCGACATCAATCCGGAAAGTTGGTTTCTTTACAGAAATCACGAAGACATCTCATTCAGAGGCTTGGACCTATGGCATCATCATCATGAACAACAGAACCAGCAGCACCGCCAGGATCTTTTCTCCTCTTCTGGTCCCGGCTTAGCAGTCGGCCCAAGCCGACTCGATTCCATCGATGATGAGTCTACGAGATCCGGGTTCATGATGGTCCGCGAGAATGGCGGAGTAAGCGCTGGACTCAGCTGTCAGGACTGCGGCAACCAAGCTAAGAAAGATTGCACCCACATCAGGTGCAGAACCTGCTGTAAGAATCGAGGTTTCCCTTGCCAAACTCATGTGAGGAGCACGTGGGTCCCAGCCGCCAAACGCCGTGAACGCCAGCAGCAGCGGCAACCGCCGCCTCCATCGTCAACTTCCCGGGATAGTTCCAAAAGGCAGAGAGAGAACATTCCGACTGCTCAAGACGACACCACATCctctcatcatcatcaactcGCTATAGCCTCAG GTTTAGAAATGGGTCATTTTCCACCCAGGGTGAATTCACAGGCTGTATTTCACATGGTGCGTTTGAGTTCAGTGGATGAGAGTGATGATCAACTTGCATATCAGACGGCAGTGAACATCGGAGGGCACATTTTCAAGGGAATTCTTTATGATCAAGGCCCAGAAAGTCAATACATGTCCTGTGATAGCTCCTCCGGCACCACCACCGGTAACCTAAACCTAATTTCCCCAAATAATACAGCACCACCACTACCCGCAGCCACTAGTGTTACCGTGGCATCGCCCAGCACAATGTTTTTCGACCCTTCCATTTATCAGGCGGCTCAATTCAATACTACTTTCATGTCCGGTACGCAATTCTTCCCACATACAAGACATTAG